The proteins below come from a single Saccharophagus degradans 2-40 genomic window:
- a CDS encoding CBS domain-containing protein, producing the protein MGVEAQTLPVGVEQLDHYRVADLMSGTLLTAYEGWSVKRLAAFFVRHDISAAPVVASDEELVGVVSQSDVVRFESRSPTDDEIQRLIRQYCGPYSAELTPQEVTHLKEKASETCTVNSIMTPQVISVEATEFAGKACATMLEKNIHRLFVTENGRLIGVLTAMDCLRKLVE; encoded by the coding sequence ATGGGAGTAGAAGCACAAACATTACCTGTTGGAGTGGAGCAGCTAGACCACTACCGCGTGGCAGATTTAATGAGCGGTACTTTGCTTACCGCATATGAAGGTTGGTCTGTTAAGCGGTTGGCCGCATTTTTCGTGCGCCACGATATTTCTGCCGCTCCGGTTGTGGCGTCAGATGAAGAGTTGGTTGGGGTTGTATCTCAGTCCGATGTGGTGCGTTTTGAGAGTAGAAGCCCAACGGACGATGAGATTCAGCGCTTAATTCGTCAGTATTGCGGCCCCTACAGCGCGGAGCTCACTCCGCAAGAGGTTACCCACCTTAAAGAAAAGGCCAGCGAGACCTGCACCGTTAACTCAATAATGACGCCACAGGTTATTTCGGTGGAGGCAACCGAGTTTGCAGGGAAGGCGTGCGCCACCATGTTGGAAAAAAATATCCACCGGCTATTTGTTACTGAAAATGGCCGCTTAATTGGTGTGCTCACCGCCATGGATTGTTTGCGCAAGCTGGTCGAGTAG
- a CDS encoding OmpA family protein, whose translation MKTKQLISAATFSALLIVSNSAFAGETKTQKQRDNDKAAATLSTMVIGGLVGGPVGAFIGAVTGSLAAEHADTKHQQQELTIAMNEVEEMKAQLEKDQQRASAMEQKAAEKLEFQVLFTTGSDELSQTDLKRVNSVARYLNTNPELKVNLEGHADPRGTDEYNYVLSEERVKSVIKALEEKGIDRSRVTYSAYGSDLSTAYQGDLEAYALDRRVKIDVVMKTDNSVASSH comes from the coding sequence ATGAAAACTAAACAACTTATCTCTGCTGCAACCTTCTCTGCCCTACTTATTGTAAGCAACAGCGCATTTGCCGGCGAAACCAAAACTCAAAAGCAGCGCGACAACGACAAAGCTGCAGCCACATTAAGCACCATGGTAATTGGTGGCCTAGTTGGCGGCCCAGTTGGAGCATTTATAGGTGCGGTAACAGGCTCGCTTGCAGCTGAGCACGCAGATACTAAACACCAACAACAGGAACTCACCATAGCCATGAACGAGGTAGAAGAAATGAAAGCACAACTAGAAAAAGATCAACAACGCGCTAGCGCCATGGAACAGAAAGCTGCCGAAAAATTAGAGTTTCAAGTGCTATTCACCACCGGCAGCGACGAGCTTTCGCAAACCGATTTAAAGCGGGTAAATAGTGTTGCACGCTACTTAAACACCAACCCAGAGCTTAAAGTGAATTTAGAGGGGCACGCCGATCCACGCGGCACAGACGAATACAACTATGTGCTTTCGGAAGAACGCGTTAAATCTGTGATTAAAGCGTTGGAAGAAAAAGGGATTGACCGCTCTCGAGTTACCTACTCTGCTTACGGCTCAGACCTTTCAACGGCTTATCAAGGTGACTTAGAAGCTTACGCCTTAGATAGACGAGTAAAAATAGATGTGGTTATGAAAACAGACAATAGCGTGGCAAGCAGTCACTAA
- the nhaD gene encoding sodium:proton antiporter NhaD encodes MFVHYLVIALVVLAMLSIVLEEWIHINKAKTTLFFGCTAWVVLFMHAHAGAETAELQESLNENLLEIATLWLFLMATMTFVAYLNARGFVQNVVQRVFPSELSLRKLVLLVGSFALLLSMICDNVTATLVSIGLVQAFKLSVQDRLKLIVLVVFAVNSGGVSLITGDVTTLMVFMRGHVTMLELISLMVPSFLSVVLLAALFSVRAKGRVANDVEIKPFETLDLVIAALFFSTIISTMLFNFFFSIPPVLTFLFGLSIMFLIGGVVHTHNEQVKLLQYIRQIEFDTLLFFLGILLIVGVLKEIGVLTSVAAIYSQSNPDWANYIVGLGSALLDNVPLTAALLKAEPSLTVAQWLTLTYAVGVGGSVLVIGSAAGIIAMSKEKALTFVAYLKFFPYLLVAYTAGYLMTLFMSKAFF; translated from the coding sequence ATGTTTGTTCATTATCTTGTTATCGCTCTTGTTGTTCTTGCTATGTTAAGTATTGTTCTTGAAGAATGGATACACATTAACAAAGCAAAAACCACTTTGTTTTTTGGTTGTACGGCGTGGGTGGTTTTATTTATGCATGCGCACGCAGGTGCGGAAACGGCAGAGCTGCAAGAAAGTTTGAACGAAAACCTGCTAGAGATTGCGACTCTCTGGTTATTTTTAATGGCCACTATGACTTTTGTTGCCTATTTGAATGCTAGAGGGTTTGTGCAGAATGTTGTTCAAAGGGTGTTTCCCAGTGAGCTGAGTTTACGCAAGTTAGTGCTATTGGTTGGCAGTTTCGCTTTATTGCTTTCCATGATTTGTGACAACGTAACCGCAACGTTGGTAAGTATTGGGTTGGTGCAGGCCTTTAAGTTAAGCGTGCAAGACCGTCTTAAGTTAATTGTACTTGTGGTGTTCGCAGTTAACTCCGGTGGTGTATCGCTTATTACGGGTGATGTAACCACGCTTATGGTGTTTATGCGCGGTCACGTAACTATGCTAGAGCTTATTTCGCTTATGGTGCCGTCTTTTTTGAGTGTAGTGCTGTTAGCGGCGTTGTTTAGTGTGCGTGCTAAGGGGCGTGTGGCTAACGACGTTGAGATAAAGCCATTTGAAACGTTGGATTTAGTTATTGCTGCGTTATTTTTTAGCACGATTATTTCCACTATGTTATTCAACTTCTTCTTTTCGATTCCGCCAGTACTTACCTTCCTGTTTGGTTTGTCGATAATGTTTTTGATTGGCGGCGTGGTGCATACCCACAACGAGCAGGTAAAACTTTTACAGTACATCCGTCAAATCGAGTTTGATACTCTGTTGTTTTTCTTGGGAATTTTATTAATTGTAGGTGTGTTAAAAGAAATTGGTGTGTTAACCAGTGTGGCGGCAATTTATTCGCAATCTAACCCCGATTGGGCTAACTACATCGTGGGGCTGGGGTCTGCATTGCTCGATAACGTCCCTTTAACTGCCGCGTTATTGAAAGCCGAGCCTAGTTTAACCGTAGCGCAATGGTTAACGCTTACTTACGCTGTGGGCGTGGGTGGTTCGGTGCTGGTTATTGGTTCGGCTGCCGGTATTATTGCTATGAGTAAAGAGAAGGCACTTACTTTTGTTGCTTACTTAAAGTTCTTTCCGTACCTGTTAGTGGCGTACACGGCCGGCTACTTAATGACTCTCTTTATGAGTAAGGCGTTCTTTTAG
- the aceF gene encoding pyruvate dehydrogenase complex dihydrolipoyllysine-residue acetyltransferase encodes MAKQIINVPDIGGADNVDIIEICVAVGDTVSAEDSLLVLESDKASMEVPSPVSGKVVGILVKEGGKVSEGDAIFEIEAEGAADAPAAEPAAAPAAAPAPEAAAPAASSEQLVKVPDIGGSENVEVIELCVAVGDEVAEGDSIIVLESDKASMEVPAPASGKVVSFAIKEGDKLSEGDDILVLEVSGGAAAPAAAPAESAPVAAAPAPAPAASGGVTDVNVPDIGGSENVEVIEVCVAEGDEISEGDSIVVLESDKASMEIPSPASGKVVSITVKEGDKVSEGAALLKLEIVGAAPAAAPAPAAAPAAPQAPAKPVEQPVKTTQELHPAEVSATTGEVYAGPAVRKLARQLGVNLSEVKPTGPRKRHTKDDVREFVKTVMKQRSTGGAAVTGGSGIPAVPAVDFSQFGEIEMQKMSKIKKVTAAAMVRNWLNVPHVTQFDDADITELEAFRKNMKAEAEAAGVKLTPLPFLLKACAAALKAEPSFNVSMHPDGEHIVQKKYIHIGMAVDTPNGLVVPVIRDVDKKGLFELAAETVALAKKARDGKLMPKDMQGGCFTISSLGPIGGTGFTPIVNAPEVAILGVSKADIKPRWNGKEFEPRQMLPLCLSYDHRAINGGDAGRFFTFLSAVLSDVRRLLL; translated from the coding sequence GTGGCTAAGCAAATTATCAACGTCCCAGATATTGGTGGGGCGGACAACGTAGATATTATTGAGATATGTGTTGCTGTAGGCGATACCGTTTCTGCTGAAGACTCTTTGCTTGTTTTAGAATCAGATAAGGCCTCTATGGAAGTGCCTTCGCCTGTTTCTGGTAAAGTGGTTGGCATTCTTGTTAAAGAGGGCGGTAAAGTTTCTGAAGGCGATGCCATATTTGAAATTGAAGCAGAGGGCGCAGCTGATGCGCCTGCTGCTGAACCGGCAGCCGCTCCTGCGGCGGCGCCAGCCCCAGAGGCGGCTGCACCTGCAGCATCTTCTGAGCAGTTGGTGAAGGTTCCAGATATTGGTGGTTCCGAAAACGTTGAAGTGATCGAGTTATGTGTTGCTGTGGGCGATGAGGTTGCCGAAGGCGATTCCATTATCGTGCTAGAAAGCGACAAGGCTTCAATGGAAGTGCCTGCGCCAGCAAGCGGTAAAGTGGTTAGCTTTGCTATCAAAGAAGGCGATAAGCTTTCTGAAGGCGACGATATTCTTGTGTTAGAAGTAAGTGGTGGCGCAGCTGCACCAGCTGCCGCTCCTGCTGAGTCTGCTCCTGTAGCCGCGGCCCCTGCACCTGCACCTGCTGCAAGTGGCGGTGTGACCGATGTAAATGTTCCTGACATTGGCGGCTCAGAAAACGTTGAAGTTATCGAAGTTTGCGTTGCAGAAGGCGATGAAATTAGCGAAGGCGACTCCATTGTTGTGTTGGAAAGCGATAAAGCATCCATGGAGATCCCATCACCTGCTAGCGGTAAAGTTGTAAGCATTACCGTTAAAGAAGGCGATAAAGTATCTGAAGGTGCGGCACTGCTTAAATTAGAAATTGTTGGTGCTGCCCCTGCTGCAGCTCCTGCGCCTGCTGCGGCACCCGCAGCGCCACAAGCGCCTGCTAAGCCTGTTGAGCAGCCAGTGAAGACCACGCAAGAGTTACACCCTGCGGAAGTGTCTGCCACTACTGGTGAAGTGTATGCCGGCCCTGCAGTACGCAAGTTAGCGCGTCAGTTAGGTGTAAACCTTTCAGAAGTGAAGCCAACCGGCCCTCGTAAGCGTCATACTAAAGACGATGTACGCGAGTTTGTTAAAACTGTAATGAAGCAACGCAGCACTGGCGGCGCAGCAGTTACAGGTGGTTCGGGTATTCCTGCAGTACCAGCAGTAGATTTTTCTCAGTTCGGCGAGATCGAAATGCAGAAAATGAGCAAAATCAAAAAGGTTACCGCTGCTGCAATGGTTCGCAACTGGTTGAACGTGCCACACGTTACTCAGTTCGACGATGCTGATATTACCGAGCTTGAAGCATTCCGTAAGAACATGAAAGCAGAAGCCGAAGCGGCAGGTGTGAAGTTAACACCATTACCGTTCCTGCTAAAAGCTTGTGCGGCAGCGCTTAAAGCGGAGCCTAGCTTTAATGTTTCTATGCACCCAGACGGCGAGCATATTGTGCAGAAGAAATACATCCACATTGGTATGGCTGTAGATACGCCAAACGGTTTGGTTGTACCTGTTATTCGCGACGTAGACAAAAAAGGTTTGTTCGAACTTGCGGCTGAAACAGTAGCTTTAGCTAAGAAAGCGCGCGATGGTAAGTTGATGCCTAAAGATATGCAGGGCGGATGTTTTACTATTTCTAGCCTTGGCCCAATTGGCGGTACTGGTTTTACCCCAATTGTGAACGCGCCTGAAGTTGCTATTTTGGGTGTTTCTAAAGCGGATATTAAACCGCGTTGGAACGGTAAAGAGTTTGAGCCTCGTCAGATGTTGCCTTTGTGCTTATCTTACGATCACCGTGCAATTAACGGTGGTGATGCAGGTCGCTTCTTTACGTTCTTATCTGCAGTATTGTCTGATGTGCGTCGCTTACTCCTTTAA
- the aceE gene encoding pyruvate dehydrogenase (acetyl-transferring), homodimeric type — protein sequence MLEDIDALETQEWLDALASVIKYSGSERASFLLSQLANTATKTGVRLPSAITTPYANTIAAKDEARSPGDAHLERKIRSLVRWNAMAMVMRANDNDEGLGGHISSFSSSATLYEVGFNHFFRGDDGDQRGDLIYFQGHISPGIYARSYLEGRLSEEQLDNFRREVDGNGLSSYPHPWLMPDYWQFPTVSMGLGPISAIYQAHFMRYMSARQMCERGDRKVWAFLGDGECDEPETLGAISLAGREQLENLIFVINCNLQRLDGPVRGNGKVMQELEGIFRGAGWNVIKVVWGAGWDKLLEKDTTGLLQKRMDEVVDGELQNYKANGGAYTRKHFFGKYPELLKLVEDMSDDEIFALARGGHDPQKVYAAYSEAVNHKSQPTVILAQTVKGYGLGAAGESANITHSVKKLDIESLKKFRDRFGIPVSDEDLKSVPYYRPSPDSPEMVYMQERRNALNGYLPARVNDFEALTIPELDKFKALLKSSGEREISSTMAFVRFISTLVKDKNMGANVVPIVPDEARTFGMEGMFRQLGIYSSEGQKYTPHDHDQIMYYKEDKKGQILEEGINEAGAMSAWIAAATAYSTYRKPMVPFYIYYSMFGFQRIGDLAWLAGDIQARGFLVGATSGRTTLNGEGLQHQDGHSHLMANTIPNCRTYDPTYSYELAVIIRDGLQRMYGDKENVFYYITTMNENYQHPDMPLGAEEGIIRGIYKLKDGKKAAKKKRVQLMGAGSILREVEAAAELLRDDWGVESDIWSVTSVNELARDGQKAQRHNLLNPEAALRKPYITEVLEAAEGPFIISTDYMKSYSEQLRAYIPGTYTVLGTDGFGRSDTRAKLRGFFEVDRYYVTVAALKSLADEGKVPAKDVTAALKKYGIDSDKPDPMTV from the coding sequence ATGCTTGAGGATATCGATGCTCTCGAAACACAGGAATGGCTAGATGCTCTAGCGTCAGTTATTAAGTACAGTGGTTCGGAGCGCGCGTCATTTCTTTTGTCTCAGCTAGCCAACACTGCGACTAAAACCGGTGTAAGACTACCCTCGGCTATCACCACTCCCTACGCCAACACTATTGCAGCTAAAGACGAAGCGCGTTCTCCAGGTGATGCTCACCTAGAGCGTAAAATTCGTTCTTTGGTACGTTGGAACGCTATGGCGATGGTTATGCGTGCTAACGACAACGACGAAGGCTTGGGTGGACACATTTCCTCCTTCTCATCATCTGCGACTTTGTATGAAGTAGGTTTTAACCACTTCTTCCGCGGTGACGACGGTGATCAGCGCGGCGATTTGATTTACTTCCAGGGCCACATTTCCCCTGGTATTTATGCGCGTTCTTACTTAGAAGGGCGTTTGTCGGAAGAGCAACTAGATAACTTCCGTCGCGAAGTAGATGGCAATGGTTTGTCTTCTTACCCGCACCCTTGGTTGATGCCGGACTACTGGCAGTTCCCAACTGTATCTATGGGCTTGGGCCCAATCTCTGCTATTTATCAAGCACACTTCATGCGCTACATGTCTGCCCGTCAAATGTGCGAGCGTGGCGATCGTAAAGTGTGGGCATTCTTAGGTGACGGTGAGTGTGATGAGCCAGAAACCTTAGGTGCTATTTCGCTTGCAGGCCGCGAGCAATTAGAAAACCTTATTTTTGTTATCAACTGTAACCTACAGCGCTTAGATGGCCCTGTTCGCGGTAACGGTAAAGTGATGCAGGAATTGGAAGGTATCTTCCGCGGCGCAGGCTGGAACGTAATTAAAGTTGTTTGGGGTGCAGGCTGGGATAAACTCCTAGAAAAAGACACCACAGGCTTACTGCAAAAACGTATGGACGAAGTGGTTGATGGCGAGTTGCAAAACTACAAAGCCAACGGCGGTGCCTATACCCGTAAGCACTTCTTCGGTAAGTACCCAGAGTTGTTAAAGCTTGTTGAAGATATGTCTGATGACGAAATCTTCGCTTTGGCTCGTGGTGGTCACGACCCACAAAAAGTTTACGCAGCATATAGCGAAGCCGTTAACCACAAGTCCCAGCCAACTGTTATTTTGGCTCAAACGGTTAAAGGTTACGGCTTGGGTGCAGCTGGCGAATCTGCCAACATCACTCATTCTGTTAAAAAGCTAGATATCGAAAGCTTGAAGAAATTCCGCGATCGTTTCGGTATTCCTGTTTCTGACGAAGATCTTAAGAGCGTTCCTTACTACCGTCCATCACCCGATTCACCTGAAATGGTTTACATGCAAGAGCGTCGTAACGCGTTAAACGGTTACTTGCCTGCGCGTGTAAACGACTTCGAAGCGCTAACTATTCCTGAGTTGGATAAGTTTAAAGCGTTGTTGAAATCTAGCGGTGAGCGCGAAATTTCTTCCACTATGGCGTTTGTGCGTTTTATCTCTACCTTGGTTAAAGATAAAAACATGGGTGCGAACGTTGTACCTATCGTGCCAGACGAAGCGCGTACTTTTGGTATGGAAGGTATGTTCCGTCAGTTGGGTATTTACTCTTCTGAAGGTCAAAAATATACCCCGCATGATCACGATCAGATCATGTACTACAAGGAAGACAAAAAAGGTCAAATCCTTGAAGAAGGTATTAATGAGGCGGGCGCTATGTCTGCTTGGATTGCGGCTGCAACTGCTTACAGTACTTACCGCAAGCCAATGGTACCGTTCTACATTTACTACTCTATGTTCGGTTTCCAACGTATTGGTGACTTGGCATGGTTGGCGGGTGATATTCAAGCGCGCGGTTTCTTGGTAGGTGCAACTTCTGGTCGTACCACGCTGAACGGCGAAGGCTTGCAGCATCAGGATGGTCACAGCCACTTAATGGCTAACACCATTCCTAACTGTCGCACCTACGACCCAACTTACAGCTATGAGCTAGCTGTAATTATTCGCGATGGTTTACAGCGCATGTATGGAGACAAAGAAAATGTCTTCTATTACATCACCACCATGAACGAAAACTACCAGCACCCAGATATGCCTTTAGGTGCAGAAGAAGGCATTATTCGCGGTATCTACAAGCTGAAAGATGGCAAAAAAGCCGCTAAGAAGAAGCGTGTTCAGCTTATGGGTGCAGGCTCTATTTTACGTGAAGTTGAAGCGGCAGCAGAATTGTTGCGCGACGACTGGGGTGTTGAGTCTGACATTTGGAGCGTAACAAGCGTTAACGAATTGGCGCGCGATGGTCAAAAAGCGCAGCGCCATAATTTGTTGAACCCAGAAGCTGCTCTACGTAAGCCTTACATTACCGAAGTACTAGAAGCAGCAGAAGGCCCGTTCATTATCTCTACTGATTACATGAAGAGCTATTCTGAGCAATTGCGTGCTTATATTCCTGGTACTTACACCGTATTGGGTACAGACGGTTTTGGTCGCTCTGATACTCGCGCGAAATTGCGCGGTTTCTTCGAAGTGGATCGTTACTACGTAACTGTTGCTGCACTTAAGTCGCTTGCTGACGAAGGTAAAGTACCAGCTAAAGATGTAACTGCCGCATTGAAGAAATACGGTATCGATTCTGACAAACCAGATCCAATGACCGTCTAA
- a CDS encoding AI-2E family transporter has product MITVFKRWLERYFADEEAVLVAVLLVASVIIIVTMGVVLAPMIAAVIIAFLMQGIVARLKTWGVSHIVAVSIAFLILAGSLVVMLIYLLPALWQQVLNLFAEAPRMLKDGQSLLLLLPQEYPALITEDQVKQLMGALRTDLAQAGQTAVSFSLAQLPIIVAALIYLVLVPILVFFFLKDGQQMLGWVASVLPRERPVMQKIWREMNQQIANYVRGKVIEIVIVGGVSSLTFSLLGLRYALLLGIAVGFSVLVPYIGAAIVTLPVAAIGFFQFGWGTEFLYIMIAYTIIQALDGNVLVPLLFSEAVKMHPVMIILSVLVFGGFWGFWGVFFAIPLATLCKAILNAWPTKGSPIAGNV; this is encoded by the coding sequence ATGATTACCGTATTTAAACGTTGGCTCGAACGCTATTTCGCTGACGAAGAAGCTGTTCTGGTGGCAGTGCTATTGGTCGCGAGCGTTATCATTATCGTAACCATGGGCGTGGTGCTTGCTCCTATGATTGCCGCGGTAATTATCGCCTTTTTAATGCAGGGTATTGTGGCTCGGTTAAAAACTTGGGGGGTTAGCCACATTGTTGCGGTAAGTATTGCCTTTCTGATTTTGGCCGGTTCGCTGGTAGTGATGCTTATTTACCTCTTGCCAGCGCTGTGGCAGCAGGTGCTTAACTTGTTTGCAGAGGCTCCGCGCATGTTAAAAGACGGCCAGTCATTACTCTTATTGCTGCCTCAAGAATACCCTGCGCTTATAACCGAGGATCAAGTAAAACAGTTAATGGGCGCTCTGCGAACAGATCTCGCGCAAGCAGGCCAAACGGCGGTTTCTTTTTCGCTGGCCCAGCTGCCTATTATTGTTGCTGCACTTATCTATTTGGTATTGGTGCCTATATTAGTGTTCTTCTTTTTAAAAGATGGCCAGCAAATGCTGGGTTGGGTTGCGAGTGTGTTACCGCGTGAGCGCCCAGTAATGCAAAAGATTTGGCGAGAAATGAACCAACAAATAGCCAACTACGTACGCGGCAAGGTAATTGAAATTGTTATTGTAGGTGGGGTGAGCAGCTTAACGTTTAGCTTGCTAGGTCTGCGATATGCGCTACTTTTAGGTATCGCGGTAGGGTTTTCGGTGCTTGTACCTTATATAGGCGCGGCTATTGTAACGCTGCCTGTGGCGGCTATTGGTTTTTTCCAATTTGGCTGGGGTACAGAATTTTTGTACATCATGATTGCTTACACCATTATCCAAGCATTAGATGGCAACGTGCTTGTGCCGCTATTGTTTTCTGAAGCGGTGAAGATGCATCCGGTTATGATTATCCTTTCCGTGTTGGTTTTTGGCGGTTTCTGGGGCTTTTGGGGTGTGTTTTTTGCAATTCCGCTTGCAACTCTGTGCAAGGCCATTTTAAATGCGTGGCCGACTAAAGGCTCGCCTATTGCGGGTAACGTATAG
- a CDS encoding sulfurtransferase TusA family protein encodes MSNTLPQCDLTVDARGLACPMPLLKAKQALNRLSAGQTVKLIASDPGSERDFHAFVKLSEHSLLYFQKSDNELTYVLEKGESKSP; translated from the coding sequence GTGTCTAATACTCTTCCGCAATGTGACCTAACAGTAGATGCTAGAGGCCTCGCTTGCCCTATGCCGTTACTTAAAGCAAAGCAGGCCTTAAATAGATTGAGTGCCGGCCAAACGGTAAAATTAATTGCCTCCGACCCCGGAAGCGAGCGCGACTTTCACGCGTTTGTAAAGCTTTCAGAGCACAGTCTTCTTTATTTTCAAAAGTCTGATAACGAATTAACCTATGTGTTAGAAAAAGGAGAGAGTAAATCGCCATGA
- a CDS encoding M48 family metalloprotease yields the protein MFSRLVLNHTHQRKQLFKGLGIKCLGAFIKCSGTFAVTLALALPSQAADLPLPDLGSAGSGVITPAQEYELGQKWLRIYRAQVPTTNDPFVLSYTEKLIYGISRYSDLTDSRLSILVVENPSLNAFAVPGGVVGIHTGLFNYAENEQQFSSVIAHELAHLSQRHYARKVEEQQQNTMITLAALLASVIVAATTDGDAGIAAISATQAAAIDAQLRFSRGMEQEADRIGMETLVRAGMDPYAMPAMFEQILKSTRYSRRPPEFLLTHPVTESRISDSRNRAQQYPKKFYEKSTEYELVKIRVSLNNTNNYGEDVRRFENELRGNRFSKLAAQYGLVLSLTRAGKTERALTLAEELVAAEPENIYFTVARADVYAEKGDFETAVKALQEKLKTHPNHHALNVRLAEVLMKAGRYNECAELLNRHVQRRPNDDYVWYLLAEVQGLTGNILQVHLARAEYFALNGIFSKSEIQLRHALKRVKDDEHQKAKIEERLKEVRQLERETLL from the coding sequence TTGTTTAGCCGTTTAGTTCTAAATCACACTCATCAACGCAAGCAACTATTTAAGGGCTTAGGTATTAAATGCTTAGGTGCTTTTATTAAATGCTCGGGCACCTTCGCTGTAACGCTTGCGCTTGCCCTACCCAGCCAGGCTGCTGACCTGCCTCTTCCCGACTTAGGCTCAGCCGGCTCGGGCGTGATTACTCCTGCTCAAGAATATGAGCTTGGCCAAAAATGGCTGCGTATTTATCGCGCGCAGGTGCCCACTACCAACGACCCGTTTGTGCTCTCGTACACAGAAAAGCTCATTTATGGGATCTCCCGCTACAGCGATCTCACCGACTCGAGATTAAGCATTTTAGTGGTAGAGAACCCCTCCTTAAACGCATTTGCTGTACCCGGTGGCGTGGTGGGTATTCATACCGGCCTTTTTAATTACGCCGAAAACGAACAGCAGTTCTCTTCGGTAATTGCCCACGAATTGGCGCACCTTAGCCAGCGTCACTATGCCCGTAAGGTAGAAGAGCAACAGCAAAACACTATGATTACTCTCGCTGCGCTATTGGCCAGTGTCATTGTGGCCGCCACCACTGATGGCGACGCAGGTATCGCTGCAATTTCGGCCACTCAAGCCGCTGCGATAGATGCCCAACTGCGTTTTAGCCGCGGCATGGAACAAGAAGCAGATCGCATTGGCATGGAAACCCTAGTACGCGCAGGTATGGACCCCTACGCAATGCCGGCCATGTTTGAGCAAATTTTAAAATCTACCCGCTATTCACGCAGGCCCCCAGAATTTTTACTTACCCACCCTGTTACCGAATCGCGTATTTCGGATTCGCGCAACCGCGCGCAGCAGTACCCGAAAAAGTTTTACGAAAAAAGCACCGAGTACGAGCTTGTTAAAATTCGCGTTAGCCTAAACAACACCAATAATTATGGGGAAGATGTTCGCCGCTTTGAAAATGAATTGCGAGGTAACCGTTTCAGCAAACTGGCCGCACAGTATGGCTTGGTGTTATCGCTTACCCGTGCGGGTAAAACCGAGCGCGCGCTTACTTTAGCAGAAGAGTTGGTGGCCGCAGAGCCAGAGAACATTTATTTCACCGTCGCGCGTGCAGATGTATATGCCGAAAAAGGCGATTTCGAAACAGCAGTAAAAGCGCTGCAAGAAAAACTAAAAACCCACCCTAATCACCATGCACTTAACGTGCGCCTAGCCGAAGTGCTAATGAAAGCCGGACGCTACAACGAGTGCGCAGAGCTGCTGAATCGCCATGTGCAACGCCGCCCCAATGACGACTATGTGTGGTATTTACTCGCAGAGGTACAAGGTTTAACAGGTAACATTTTACAAGTGCACTTAGCTCGCGCAGAGTACTTTGCTTTAAACGGCATTTTTTCTAAGTCGGAAATACAGCTGCGTCACGCGCTTAAACGCGTGAAGGATGATGAGCATCAAAAAGCTAAAATTGAAGAGCGCTTAAAAGAAGTAAGGCAGTTAGAAAGGGAGACTCTTCTTTAA